The region TTAAAGATATAAGAGTAACTAGGATAGGGGTGAGTAGCTAATGAATCTAAGACCTGAAGAAATCAGTTCAATCATTAAAGAGCAGATTAAAAGATATGAAAATAAATTAGATGTAGTAGATGTAGGTACAGTTATACAGGTTGGTGACGGTATTGCCAGAATACATGGTTTAGAAAAATGTATGGCTGGTGAGCTTTTAGAGTTCCCAGGTGGAGTTTATGGTATGGCTCTAAACCTAGAAGAAGATAATGTTGGTTGCGTTTTATTAGGTTCAGACGAAAATATAAAAGAAGGAGACATAGTTAAGAGAACAGAAAGAATAGTTGAGGTTCCAGTTGGTGAAGCTCTTATAGGTAGGGTAGTAAATGCTTTAGGTCAACCAATAGATGGAAAAGGTCCAATTAAAACTGAAAAGTACAGACCAATCGAATCAAAAGCACCAGGAGTAATTGAGAGAAAATCCGTTTCAGTCCCTTTACAAACTGGTATAAAAGCTATTGACTCAATGATACCAATCGGTAGAGGACAGAGGGAGTTAATCATAGGAGATAGACAGACTGGTAAGACTGCGATTGCAATAGATACTATATTAAACCAAAAAGGTCAAGATGTTATTTGTATATACGTTGCAATAGGACAGAAGAAATCAACTGTAGCTAAAATAGTTGAAATTTTAGAATCAAGAGGAGCTATGGAGTATTCAATAGTAGTATCAGCTTCAGCTAGTGAAATGGCACCTCTTCAATATATAGCTCCATATGCTGGTTGTGCTATGGCAGAAGAGTTTATGTATCAAGGAAAAGACGTACTTATAATATATGACGATTTGTCAAAGCACGCTGTTGCATATCGTGCAATGTCTCTACTACTTCGTAGACCACCAGGACGTGAAGCATATCCTGGAGACGTATTCTACTTACATTCAAGACTTTTAGAACGTGCAGCTAGATTAGATGAAGCATATGGTGGAGGTTCTATAACAGCACTTCCAATAATCGAAACACTAGCAGGAGATATTTCTGCTTATATACCAACAAACGTAATATCAATAACAGACGGTCAGATATTCCTTGAGTCAGAGCTATTCTTTGCAGGTCAAAGACCAGCAGTAAATGCGGGACTTTCAGTATCTCGTGTTGGTGGTGCTGCACAGATAAAGGCTATGAAGAAGGTAGCAGGTACATTAAAGCTTGAATTAGCACAATATAGAGAGCTAGCAGCATTTGCACAGTTCGGTTCAGAGCTTGATAAAGAAACTCAGGCAAGACTTGCTCAAGGTCAAAGAATAATGGAAATATTAAAGCAGCCACAATATGCTCCAGTTAAAGTTGAGCATCAAGTTATGATTATATATGCGGTTACTAAGAAATACTTAACAGATATTCCGCTAGACAAAATAAAAGATTTTGAAAAAGAGTTCTTAAACTTCATGGATAATAACTATCCAGAAGTAGGTAAGAGCATAGTAGAAACAGGTGAATTATCAAAAGAAATGGAAGAGAAACTAAAGAGTGCTATAGAAGAATTTAAAAAGAATTTTAAAGAGGAGCACAATATTTAGGTATTAGATACTGGTTATTCGCTGTTCACTTCTCGCTTTTTAAGTAGCGAATTACGAATGTCGAATGGCGAACAGCGAATGACGAAGGACGAATGGGACGGGAGGTGAAAACATGGCCCAAGCAGGAATGCGAGATATAAAAAGAAGAATTAGAAGTGTAAGTAATACAAAGCAGATTACAAAGGCCATGGAGCTTGTATCCTCGGCAAAGCTAAGGAGAACCAGAGAAAAATTAGAAAAAACAAGACCTTACTATAACACTATAGTAAGGAGTATAAATGATATATTAGCTTCAACTTCAGGAATAAAGCATCCCTTCTTAGAAAAAAGAGAAGTTAAAAAGGCAGCTTATATAGTTATAACAGCAGATAGAGGTTTATGTGGCGGATATAATAATAACGTAATTAAGCTGACTGAAGAGAATATAAAAAATAAAGAAAATGCTGTAATAATTGCAGTAGGACAAAAAGGTAGAGACTTTTTTAGAAGAAGGGGATATAATCTAGCAGGAGAGTTTGTGCATATTTCAGAAAACCCTCAATATTCTCATGCTAGAGAAATTGGAGACATAGTTATAGATTTATATAAAAAGAAAGAAATAGACGAAGTAAATGTAGTCTATACACGATTTGAAAGTACTATTTCACAAGTAACTAAAATAATGAAACTTCTTCCAGCAGAAAACGTAGTAGAAAAGGAAGGCAGAAAAAAGACAACTTTAGTAGAATATGAACCGTCTCCTGAAGAAGTATTAGATTATTTAATACCAAAATATATACACAGTGTAATATACGGAGCAATGATAGAAGCATCAGCAAGTGAGCAGGCAGCAAGAAGAAATGCAATGGAATCGGCTACAGATAATGCTCAGGAAATGATAGAAGACTTAAAGTTAAGCTATAACAGAGCACGTCAGGCATCAATAACTCAAGAAATAGCAGAAATTGTTGGTGGAGCAGAAGCGCTTAAGTAGTTGTTCGCTTTCCGCTTCTCGCTTTTCGCTTTTCGAATAACGAATGGCGAATAGCGAACGACGAAAAAGGTAAGATAAAAGAAAGGATGTGAAAAAATGGCTGAAAAAAACACAGGTAAATTAGTACAGATAATTGGTCCTGTTGTAGATATAAGATTTAGTGAAGATAACCTTCCAAAACTATTAAACGCTATAATTATTGAAGGTAATGGAAAAAAAGTAGTAGCAGAAGTTGCACAGCATATAGGAAACGATACAGTAAGATGTATTGCAATGTCTTCAACAGACGGACTTGTTAGAGGAATGGAAGCCGTAGATACAGGTAAGCCTATTTCAGTACCAGTAGGAAGAGCTACATTAGGAAGAATATTTAACGTATTAGGTGAACCAATAGATGAACAGGGAGAAGTTAACGCAACTGAATATGAACCTATCCACAGAGAAGCTCCATCTTTTGAAGAGCAAGAAACAGCAACAGAAATATTTGAAACAGGAATAAAGGTTATAGACCTTATAGCACCATATGCAAAGGGTGGTAAGATAGGTCTATTCGGAGGAGCAGGAGTTGGAAAAACAGTTCTTATCCAGGAATTAATTAACAATATAGCAACAGAGCACGGTGGATTATCAGTATTTGCAGGTGTTGGAGAGAGAACAAGAGAAGGTAATGACCTTTACTATGAAATGAAAGAGTCAGGCGTTTTAGATAAAACAACTCTAGTATTCGGACAGATGAATGAACCACCAGGAGCGAGAATGCGTGTTGGATTAACAGGGTTAACTATGGCGGAACATTTCAGAGATAAAGAAGGTCAAGACGTATTGTTATTTATAGATAATATATTCAGATTTACACAAGCAGGTTCAGAGGTTTCAGCGTTACTTGGACGTATGCCTAGTGCCGTTGGATATCAGCCTACATTAGCAACAGAGATGGGACAATTACAAGAAAGAATTACATCAACTAAAAAAGGTTCTATAACATCAGTACAGGCAGTATACGTTCCAGCAGACGACTTAACAGACCCTGCACCAGCAACAACATTTGCGCACTTAGATGCTACTACAGTTCTTTCTCGTCAAATAGCAGAGCTTGGTATTTATCCTGCAGTTGATCCATTGGATTCAACATCTAGGATACTAGATCCTGCTATTATAGGAGAAGAACACTATAGGGTAGCACGTGGGGTACAAGAGGTACTTCAAAGATATAAAGAATTACAAGACATAATAGCCATCCTTGGTATGGATGAACTTTCAGAAGAAGATAAATTAATAGTTGCTCGTGCAAGAAAAATTCAAAGATTCTTATCACAGCCTTTCCACGTTGCAGAGCAGTTTACAGGTCTGCCAGGCAAGTATGTACCTATAAAAGAAACTGTAAGAGGCTTCAAAGAAATACTAGAAGGTAAGCATGACGACCTTCCAGAGCA is a window of Caloranaerobacter ferrireducens DNA encoding:
- the atpD gene encoding F0F1 ATP synthase subunit beta; its protein translation is MAEKNTGKLVQIIGPVVDIRFSEDNLPKLLNAIIIEGNGKKVVAEVAQHIGNDTVRCIAMSSTDGLVRGMEAVDTGKPISVPVGRATLGRIFNVLGEPIDEQGEVNATEYEPIHREAPSFEEQETATEIFETGIKVIDLIAPYAKGGKIGLFGGAGVGKTVLIQELINNIATEHGGLSVFAGVGERTREGNDLYYEMKESGVLDKTTLVFGQMNEPPGARMRVGLTGLTMAEHFRDKEGQDVLLFIDNIFRFTQAGSEVSALLGRMPSAVGYQPTLATEMGQLQERITSTKKGSITSVQAVYVPADDLTDPAPATTFAHLDATTVLSRQIAELGIYPAVDPLDSTSRILDPAIIGEEHYRVARGVQEVLQRYKELQDIIAILGMDELSEEDKLIVARARKIQRFLSQPFHVAEQFTGLPGKYVPIKETVRGFKEILEGKHDDLPEQAFYMVGTIDEAVEKAKSMR
- the atpG gene encoding ATP synthase F1 subunit gamma; this encodes MAQAGMRDIKRRIRSVSNTKQITKAMELVSSAKLRRTREKLEKTRPYYNTIVRSINDILASTSGIKHPFLEKREVKKAAYIVITADRGLCGGYNNNVIKLTEENIKNKENAVIIAVGQKGRDFFRRRGYNLAGEFVHISENPQYSHAREIGDIVIDLYKKKEIDEVNVVYTRFESTISQVTKIMKLLPAENVVEKEGRKKTTLVEYEPSPEEVLDYLIPKYIHSVIYGAMIEASASEQAARRNAMESATDNAQEMIEDLKLSYNRARQASITQEIAEIVGGAEALK
- the atpA gene encoding F0F1 ATP synthase subunit alpha, coding for MNLRPEEISSIIKEQIKRYENKLDVVDVGTVIQVGDGIARIHGLEKCMAGELLEFPGGVYGMALNLEEDNVGCVLLGSDENIKEGDIVKRTERIVEVPVGEALIGRVVNALGQPIDGKGPIKTEKYRPIESKAPGVIERKSVSVPLQTGIKAIDSMIPIGRGQRELIIGDRQTGKTAIAIDTILNQKGQDVICIYVAIGQKKSTVAKIVEILESRGAMEYSIVVSASASEMAPLQYIAPYAGCAMAEEFMYQGKDVLIIYDDLSKHAVAYRAMSLLLRRPPGREAYPGDVFYLHSRLLERAARLDEAYGGGSITALPIIETLAGDISAYIPTNVISITDGQIFLESELFFAGQRPAVNAGLSVSRVGGAAQIKAMKKVAGTLKLELAQYRELAAFAQFGSELDKETQARLAQGQRIMEILKQPQYAPVKVEHQVMIIYAVTKKYLTDIPLDKIKDFEKEFLNFMDNNYPEVGKSIVETGELSKEMEEKLKSAIEEFKKNFKEEHNI